One window from the genome of Emys orbicularis isolate rEmyOrb1 chromosome 22, rEmyOrb1.hap1, whole genome shotgun sequence encodes:
- the NBL1 gene encoding neuroblastoma suppressor of tumorigenicity 1 — protein MMLRFLVAALFPAVILAAPPPINKLALFPDKSAWCEAKNITQIVGHSGCESKSIQNRACLGQCFSYSVPNTFPQSTESLVHCDSCMPAQSMWEIVTLDCPGNAEIPRVDKLVEKILRCSCQACGKEPSHEGALFNVYLNAEENLPAEGPSPHHYAHHQQEAEEAPVSNRHREEEGGEE, from the exons ATGATGTTACGGTTCCTGGTGGCTGCCCTCTTCCCAGCTGTGATCCTGGCCGCGCCGCCCCCCATTAACAAACTGGCCCTTTTCCCAGACAAGAGCGCGTGGTGCGAGGCGAAGAACATCACCCAGATTGTGGGGCACAGCGGCTGCGAGTCTAAGTCCATCCAGAACAG GGCCTGCTTGGGACAGTGCTTCAGCTACAGCGTCCCCAACACCTTCCCTCAGTCTACAGAATCCCTGGTGCACTGTGACTCCTGCATGCCCGCACAATCCATGTGGGAAATC GTGACGCTGGATTGCCCGGGCAACGCCGAGATCCCCCGAGTAGACAAGCTGGTGGAGAAGATCCTCCGCTGCAGCTGCCAGGCCTGCGGGAAGGAGCCGAGCCACGAGGGGGCGCTGTTCAACGTCTACCTGAACGCAGAGGAGAACCTGCCCGCCGAGGGCCCCAGCCCCCATCACTACGCCCACCACCAGCAGGAGGCGGAAGAGGCTCCCGTCTCCAACCGCCACCGCgaggaggaggggggtgaggagtgA